A segment of the Bacillus sp. es.034 genome:
TTATTTACACCTTTATGCGCCCATGCTATACTCTCAAAGGTTGATACAGAGGGATTCAAGGGATGTATCAACTTTACTATCATCGTCCTCATCATGGATTTATAAAAATAGAAGTGCTGCTTTTTTGGATGCATATGTATACACTCCTTCACAAATAACACGTGCCTTTTAAAGGTTCGTCCCTCGAGGAGTGGCTGCATCAAAGGAAGGTTTTGTACTCATACTATTAATACATAGGTTAAAGGAGTCGTACTGGATGGGTTTGAAGGAAAGGCGTCGTGAGCAGGTATTTAATCCACGGAAAGAGAAATTGTTAGAGTATTTGTTTGTTGTGTTTGGGTCAACGATTGTGGCCATTGCATTTAATGTGTTCTTACTTCCGAATGAAGTAGCTTCCGGAGGGGTGAGCGGGATATCGACGATTTTGAATGGATTGTTTGACTGGAAGCCCGCATATGTTCAGTGGGCATTCAATATACCATTATTCATCGCCGGGCTGATCTTCCTGGGTCTTCAATTCGGAGTCAAGACAGCGATCGGTACGGTGTTTTTACCGCTAGTTGTATTTTTGACCGAAGACTGGAAACCCTGGACGGAAGATCCCCTGCTTGGAGCCCTTTTTGGAGGGATAGGGGTAGGACTTGGGTTAGGAATCGTCTTTCGTGGAAGAGCTTCTACAGGAGGGACGGACCTTGCCGCTCAGATCGTCAACAAATTCACCGGCCTTTCACTCGGAACTTGTGTGGCGATGATTGACGGGATGATCGTCCTGTCTGCCGCCATCGTCTATGATATCGAACGTGGATTATATGCCCTGATCGGGTTGTACGTAACAAGTAAAACCATCGATCTCGTCCAGGTTGGTATAAGCAGATCCAAAATGGCGCTGATCATTACCAATCGCCAGGAAGAAGTTCGTGAAGGAATTTTGAATAAAATCGACCGTGGAGTGACAAAACTATCAGCATACGGTGGTTACACGGATGACGAGCGCCCGATCCTCATGTGTGTCGTGGACCAGACAGAATTCACAAAACTGAAACAACTGGTCAAAACCATTGACCCTTCAGCCTTCGTCGTCACAATGGACGCCTCAGAAGTACTGGGGGAAGGTTTCAAACGGGTTTAAACTTGGTATAATTATGTAAGAGAGGGACGGACCTGACAACCGATCCGTGACTCTGAAATAAGTTTCCTAGGGGGATGAAAATGAAGAAAAAGCTGCTAGGTGTTCTTTTTGGCGCTTCATTGGTACTTGCAGCCTGCGGTGGTAACGGCGGCGACAGTACAGAAACAAGCTCCGGTGGAATGGATCCTGAAAAAATCGTAAATAACAAGTGCTCCAGCTGTCATGGTGGGAACCTTGAAGGTGGAATGGGGCCGGCCCTTAAAAACATCGGGGCAGAACTAAGCAAAGATCAAATCCTTGAAACCATCAAAAATGGTAAAGGACAAATGCCTCCTGGACTCATCAAAGGTGATGAAGCAGAAGCGGTGGCAGAATGGTTATCAAATAAGAAGTAAAAGCGAGAGAAGGATCCAATGGATTCTTCTTTATTTAGTTATTTACCATAAATATTCAAAACATGTTCCGTATTTTTTGGCAAAACCGTCCTCATATTAAATATCCACAGATTTTTCTCAATTCTTCTTTAAATCTTTGTTACAGAACTTTTTCGCATGAAATCCCTTAATTGTTATTCCTTCTTATAGCTAGAATCATAACCTAGTAACTTAATCTGATCACCATCAACTTAGCGTTTATCATGGTGGGACCTCTAGATGTAAGTATGTGGTATTAGTACCAGTTAATAGGTATAAATGACTATAAAATAGTCTGTGTATAGGCGAAATCAACAACAAAACAGGTAATAATTTCACATTTTTAGCGGTTCTGAAATGTAAATGTAATAATTTTTTTCCTTAACTTACTATAAAGAGATGTTATAATAATTTTCGGAAGCGTAATTCGAGGTTTTTCACCAATTTTTTTCTAATGGTGATAAAGACGACTTTGGTTACGTGCCGTGTACATATGTCGATAACAGCCAAGAGGGTAACTACATAATACAAATTAGGTGATTTGAAAATGATAGAAATGAAAGACGTCTACAAGCAGTACAGCAATGGTGTCATGGCTGCCAATGGCTTTAACGTCCACATCAAGCAAGGTGAGTTTGTGTATGTGGTGGGGCCGAGTGGTGCCGGGAAGTCTACTTTTATTAAAATGATGTACCGCGAAGAACGTCCTTCCAAAGGAGATATCGTTGTAAATGGTATCAATCTCGCAAAACTGAAAAATAGTAGAGTCCCATACTTAAGAAGAAACGTGGGGGTTGTATTCCAAGATTTCAAGCTGCTACCATCGCTGACAATCTATGAAAACATTGCCTTCGCACTTGAAGTTATAGAAGAACATCCAAAGCAGATCAAGAAAAGAGTCATGGAAGTACTGGACCTGGTAGGGTTAAAACATAAAGCAAGAATGCTACCGAATGAGCTTTCCGGTGGGGAACAGCAACGTGTATCGATTGCTCGATCCATTGTGAATACTCCTAAGCTTGTAATTGCGGATGAACCTACAGGAAACCTCGATCCCGAAACGTCTTGGGATATCATGAACATATTTGAAGAAATCAGCAACCGTGGAACCACGGTGATCATGGCTACACATAACCGGGAAATCGTAAATACAATCAAGCATCGGGTAATCGCCATTGAAAATGGCCGCATTGTCCGGGACGAACAGCGAGGTGATTACGGTTATGAAAGCTAGAACGTATGGCCGTCACTTTAGAGAAAGCTTCAAGAGCATTGGACGTAACGGCTGGATGACATTCGCATCAGTGAGTGCCGTTACCGTAACATTACTGCTTGTTGGTGTATTCATCGTCTTGATGCTAAACATGAACAAAGTAGCAACCGATATTGAGAAAGACGTTGAAGTACGCGTATTACTCGAAATTGGGACTGAAAAATCCCAGACTGAACAAATAGAAAAGAAAATACAAAATATAAGTGGTGTGGAATCAGTTGAGTATTCTTCCAAAGAAGAAGAACTTCAGAACCTGGTCAAGGATCTGGGAGACGATTTCAGATTATTTGAACAAGATAACCCATTATATGATGTGTTTATCGTAAAAGCAGACAATCCAAGGGACACCGGTAAAATCGCGGGTCAAATCAGCAAGTTCGAAGGTGTCAATGAAGCCCTTTACGGAGAAGCGAAGATTGAAAAATTATTTAATGTACTGGAAATGAGTCGGAATGTTGGACTTGTGTTGATCATCGGTCTGTTGTTCACGGCGATGTTCCTCATTTCTAATACAATCAAAATCACCATTGTCGCAAGAAGAAGGGAAATCGAGATAATGAAACTCGTGGGTGCAACCAACTGGTTTGTACGCTGGCCATTCATATTAGAAGGTTTATGGCTTGGAATTTTAGGTTCTATTATCCCGATCGCTCTTGTCTCAACAGGTTACTACTATGCCTATGGATTTATTAAACCAAAACTACAAAACAATTTTATTCAGATATTAGATTTTACCCCCTTTATCTATCAAGTAAACGGATTAATTCTATTAATGGGTTGCCTGATCGGAGCTTGGGGAAGCTTTATGTCTGTTCGTAAGTTCTTAAAAGTGTAAAATTTGATAGGTTGATAGAAGCTGAAAGGAGCATGCCGCTTGAACAGGAAGTATTTCATCTCATTATCTATTGCAGCAGCATTAACAATCGGAAGTCTACCAACGTTAGCAACCACTGCTAGCGCTAACTCCTCCGTGGAGGACTTAAAGAAACAGCAGGACGACGTTTCATCTAAAAAAGAAGAGGTCAATGGAAAGATTAGTGAAAAAAATTCTCAAATTGACCAAACCATTAGTAAACAAAAAGACATTGAAGCACAGATTGCCGAAATCAGTACAAAATTAAAAGATACAGAAACGAAGATAGCAGAAAAAACAAAAGAAATTGATGAAACGACGGCAAAAATAAATAAGCTTAAAGCGGATATTGAAGAGTTAAAGAGGAAGATTGCAGAGCGTAATGAACTTTTGAAAGAACGCGCTCGCGCTATTCAGGAAAAAGGCGGCTCTGCCAATTATCTTGACGTACTTCTAGGAGCGGAAAGCTTCGGGGACTTCATCAACCGTGTTACAGCAGTAAACACAATCGTAAGTGCAGACAAAAAGATCATGGACGAACAGAAGCGCGACCAGGATGAATTAGAGAAAAAGCAGGCGGAAGTAGAGAAAGAACTTGCTGACCTGGAAGCTTCCAAAGCAAATCTTGAATCCTTGAAAAAAGACCTTGATAGCCAAAAGGCTAAAAAAGCTGAACTATTCAAGCAGCTTGAAGCTCAACAGGCTTCATTAAAAGTAGAAAAAGCCGATCTTGAGAAAGAGTCGGATGAACTTTCTAAAATGGAGCACCAGCTTGAAGGTGAAATCCAGGCTGAACAAGCACGCTTGGCAGAGTTAGCCCGTCAGCGTGAAATCGAACGTAAGCGCCAGGCGGAAGCTGAAGCAGCGAAGCGTGCAGCAGCACAACAGCAGGCGACAGCAAGCAGCCGCGGCGGTTCTTCTTCAGCTCCGGCAGCGACTCCTGCAGCAGTAGCTCCAAGCGAACCCGTTAGTGCAGGGGCATGGACAGCACCAGCACGTGGAACAATCACAACCAATTTTGGTTGGGATGTCTTAAATGGTAAGCGACGTTTCCATTACGGTACAGACATTGCAGCACGAGGAAGTGTTCCAATCTCTGCAGCGGCAGATGGCTATGTCATTAAGAGTCACTACAGCTCAAGCTACGGTAACGTAGTGTACATCACGCACTCCATCAACGGTCAAATGTTTACAACTGTATATGCTCACATGTCTTCTTCACTAGTAAGCACTGGACAAGCAGTGAACAAAGGCGACCAAATCGGTTACATGGGTAACACAGGTTACTCTTTCGGACAGCATTTACACTTTGAACTTTACAGAGGTTCATGGAGTGCATCGCATTCAAATGCTGTAAACCCACGTCAATATATTAATTTTTAATAAACTAGTCCCCGCTTCAATGAAGGCGGGGACTTTATTAATTATTTTAGTAGATGAACTGTTCTTGTAATGATATTGGATCTGTTTTATGTTACGGAATAGTGTTTTCATCACTTCTTTTTTCTAGTATAATGACTATTATACTCAAGTGAATTTTCGAAAAAGGCAAACTAATTGAAAGATTAGGACGCAAAACCACGGATCTTCTATTTTTAAAAATAATGACCGCCGGGTTACCGAAAACAATGAATACTAATCGAACGTAAATCTAGTACTCATTTAAGCCTGCCTTTTTGGTGGGCATTTTTTGATTGGATGTTCGTTTCAGTGTGAGTTGAATCTGCTATAAGGGTGATGAAGTTGGAATTAAGTGATATAAAAAGGCAGCTGCGAAGCTTTTGCCGAAGAAACCGCACAGCGCTAAAATATACATACGTAAAAAATTATACTGCAGAAGATATTAGTGATATGTTGATAGACCGGATAGGAGCTGAAGAAGTCGAGAGGATATTATTAGATATTGAAATCATCAATGAACGCGGTGGAGATACCGTCAAATACTTCATGCTCATCCTGGAAGGGTTGAGAGCAGCCTAAGATTTAGATTCCTTCACAGGGGGAACATATTTATCAAGTCGTATGTGAAAGGATCCTTCAGAGAAGAATCCTTTTTTGCAGGAAAGACAACACCCTCACTGACTGTAATCATTACACAAAGGGATACATTATGAGTAAATCACTTGATAATTGAGTGAAATTTAAAGATACTTAATACATAACAGGGTATGTTTCGGACAGAGGATGATCTAGTCGGAAGAAACCTCTATGAAAGGTGTAGAAACAATTGGATGAAAGGTGGTACTCCATTGGCTCCTTTACTTTCCCCTCTACTTGGGGAGCGATCATCACCTCGTTCATTTTGACCTTTCTATTTCTCTACTTCTGGAATCGAAAGGCCAGCGATTGGTATTCAAATGGTATTTTTTACTTTTTGGTCATCTGGAAGCTGAGTGTCATTGTGGTTGATTTTCAAAATGTCATCGAACATCCCATTACGATCCTTTATTACCATGGTGGCAGGTGGGGGTATTGGTTAGGCTTGCTGACAGTGCTTTTATACATATTCGTTAAAAGGGCAGACACGGTTTATCGTCTCGTCATTGTGTGGATGAGCACGGTCGTTTTCTTTGAACTTGTCGTTCACTTGCTGGAATTTGATATTCTTGTGGGGGTCATCCAATTTTCCCTCAACGGTGCACTGGTCTTATTTTTATTGAAAAAAGAAGATGACGGTGATACGTGGGCTATACAATTAGTAGTCGTCTTCAGCCTTCTTCAACTGCTGCTCCATTCCATTCATGGAGGCTTTGTGTATACCACTGTCACCTGGACGTATCTCATCGTGATGGTTTACCTTATCTTTTTCAACGGAAGGTGGAAAACGAACATTGAATAAACGAAATTTCGCCCTGGCAATCGTTGCCCTGCTGATCGGAATCTTCCTTGTGAATTTGTTTCAGGATCAACAGGAAAAAAAGGCAAGGGAAGAAGCTGATCAGTTGGCCAAGGAGTCCATGGATCTTTCCGATGCGGAGCAGGGACTAACGAAAGGGGATCGGGCACCGGACTTTACCTTGACCACGTTAGATGGGAAAGAAGTCAAGCTCTCCGACTATCAGGGAAAGAAAGTGATCCTGAATTTCTGGGCCACCTGGTGCCCGCCATGTAAAGCGGAAATGCCCCATATGGAACAGTATTACGAAAAAAAAGCGAAAAAAGAAAAAGTTGAAATCCTTGCCGTCAACTTGACTTCACAGGATGAGGGGGAGAAGGCAGTCCAGCAATTTGTCGACGGCTACGAACTCACTTTCCCCATTCTCATGGATGAAAAAGGGGATATCGGCGACGAGTACCGGGCATTCACGATCCCGACCACTTACATGATCGACACAAACGGCCTCATCCAGCACAAAATCGTCGGCCCCATGAACGAAGAAATGATGGGTAAAATGGTCGAGGGCATGGAATAATGAGAGGGACGGACCTCTAAGAAGACGTTTCGTTCTATACGCTATGAGGTATAAGTAACCATGGCTCAAAAAGGAGGATCAATATGTTCCACTACACAAAAGAGGTTTCAATGAATGTGAAGGATGCGGTATCAGCAGTAGAGGCAGCCTTGAAAGAAGAAAGCTTCGGGGTTCTGTGGAATCTTGACCTGGCCGCCAAGCTTCAGGATAAAGGGCTTGATTTTAACGAAGAAGTAGTTGTCCTGGAAGTATGTAATCCCCACGAAGCGAAAAAGGTGCTGGAAGAAAGCATGCTCGTCAGCTATTTCCTGCCTTGTAAAGTGACGGTATACACAGAAAAGGGAACGACGAAGATCGGTATGGCAAAGCCCAGCAAGCTGATTGAAATGGTAGATAACGACGAATTGAAACGATTGGCGTTGGATATCGAAAATCGTCTGATCGGGTGTTTAGAAAACGTCTGACGATGAGAACCTGTTGCATGAATGCGACGGGTTCTTTTTTTTTGCATCCAACACCTCCTACTCCTCACAATCTTCTGAATATGATACACTTTTAAAAATACATAGATTCAGGAAGGATGACAGAGAAATGAAATTCACCACCAAGGTCGTACATAGTCAGCTGAAAGGAACAGAGGAAATCCGCAGTAAAACGACACCGATCTATCAGACGTCTGCTTTTTCTTTTACGTCTCTTGAGGAGCTTGAGGGTTTCTATGAGGGGAAGTCTCCTTATCTTTATTCAAGGACGGGTAATCCCAACACGGATGAACTTGGGAAGATGGTAGCCGATCTTGAAGGAGCGCCTGCGGGTGTCGCCACGTCTTCCGGCTTGTCAGCGATCCTCGTCGGAATCCTTGCCGTTGTCCAGGCGGGTGATCATATCATTGCGGCGGAGGATTTATACGGAGGCACTTTCCATATGCTGAAGGAAGAGCTGAAATCATTCGGCATTTCGACCTCCTTTGTCGATTTCACGAGTGAGGAAGAAATCGAGGCAGCACTTACTCCCGACACCAAACTTCTCTATAGTGAGACCGTGACCAATCCGTTTATGCGAGTAGAGGATATTTCAAGAATGGTAGCACTTGCCGAAAAGCACAACCTGAAAACGATGATCGACAATACATTCTCCACTCCATTTCTGCGTCAGCCCTTCCTGGAAGGGGTCGATTTGGTCGCTCACAGCGCCACGAAATATATCGGCGGGCATAGCGATATCACAGCGGGAGTCGTAGTCGGAAAAGAAGAGCTTGTGAATAAAGCAAGAGAGAAGGTCGTCAATATCGGTTCCAATTTAAGTCCATTTGAAGCGTGGCTCACATGCCGTGGGGCGAAAACGTTGGCACTCCGTGTGGGGACCCAGGCTCAGAACGCGGGGATCCTTGCAGATGAACTACGCACCAATGAACAGGTGAAGAGGGTCTATTATCCAACCGATCTATCCGATAAAGGAAATGGCGCGATCGTCACCATCGAACTTGATGCCCGTTGCGACATCAGCACATTCTTCAAATCCCTTGGATGGATCAAGATCATCCCGTCCCTGGCCGGAGTGGAAACAACGGTTTCCTATCCACTCGGGACATCTCACCGTGCCCTTCCGAAAGAAGCACAGGAAAAACTCGGCATCAACACCCATGTGGTGCGCATATCATTAGGTATCGAGGATGGGGAAGATATCGTATCTCAATTTAAAGAGGCAATTGAAGCTTCTGTTAAAAAATAAAAAATTCTGAAAATAGTCTTGACGTTGAGGCTGGTTACCCTTTATAATTCATCTCAACGCATGAATTTTCACATTGACAATTAAATGCTCTTATCCAGAGAGGTGGAGGGACTAGGCCCGATGAAACCCGGCAACCTTCATGTACGCATTGCGCGTTACATGAAAAGGTGCTAATTCCTGCAGGCGATCTGCCTGAAAGATAAGAGGAGGACCCTATTCAATTAGACCCTCTTCTTAGGAAGAGGGTTTTTTATTTTATCCTCTTCTGGCTTCTTAGGTATTTCAATTGCAATTCAGCAGCTGAACCCAACCAACCGTCCACACCAATCAAAAAACCAAAACAATTAGGAGGAATTCCAAATGACAAAATCATTCGATTTCGACACACTTCTTCTTCACGGCGGCCAGGAGCCGGACCCAACTACAGGCTCCAGAGCGGTACCCATCTATCAAACGACATCCTACGTGTTCGACAACAGCGATCACGCCGCAAAGCTATTCGCCCTTGAAGAACCCGGAAACATCTACACCCGTATCATGAACCCGACCGTGGACGTTCTTGAGAAGCGCCTCGCCCTTTTAGAAGGGGGAATCGGAGCACTGGGTGTATCATCCGGAATGGCCGCCATTTCTCTTTCCATCCTGAATATAGCCGGTGCAGGGGATGAAATCGTGGCAGCCACCAATCTGTACGGTGGAACGTATAATTTATTCTCTACGACTCTTCCGAAATACGGAATCAAGGTTCATTTCGTCGATCCGACTGATCCGGAGAACTTCCGAAAAGCAATTACGCCGAAAACAAAAGCGGTATTCGCCGAGACGATCGGTAATCCGAGCCTGCACGTCCTGGACATCGAGTCGGTTGCGAAAGTGGCCCATGACCATCACATCCCACTCATCATAGATAACACATTTGCCACGCCATATGTGTGCAAGCCGATTGAGTGGGGAGCAGACATCGTCATTCACTCTGCCACGAAATGGATCGGCGGCCACGGTACGGCCATCGGAGGAGTCGTCATCGACGGTGGGAAGTTTGATTGGAATCATGAGAAGTTCCCTGGATTCACAGAAGAAGACAGAAGCTATAATGGACTTCGCTACGCACAGGATGTAGGAGCGGCCGCTTTCATCACAAAATTAAGGGTGCAGCTGCTTCGGGATCTCGGGGCGTGCTTAAGTCCACAAAACGCATTTCTGCTGCTGCAGGGACTGGAAACCCTTCATCTCCGCATCGAACGTCACACGGAGAATGCCTTGAAGATTGCGGAACACTTAGATCAGCACAGTGGAGTTGCCTGGGTTTCTTATCCGGGTCTGCCGCAGCATCCATCCCACGCTCTTTCTCAAAAATATTTGAAAAACGGAGCGGGTTCCATCGTCGTCTTTGGAATCAAAGGGGGCAGGGATTCAGGACGCAAAGTCGTCGACAACATTTCCCTTTGGTCCCATGTGGCCAATGTAGGGGATGCGAAATCACTGATCATCCATCCGGCGTCCACGACGCATCAACAATTAAACGATGAGGAGATCCGTGCTACAGGCGTGACCGAGGACCTTGTAAGACTTTCCGTCGGATTGGAATCTGCGAAGGATTTGATCGAGGACCTGGATCATGCGATTGAAGTGGCGTTGGAAACGTCCCGGGTATAAAAGTAACTGGTTTCACCGGGGTGCCCCATGACCCCAAACAACACCAAAAAAAGGAGGTGGAGGAATGGAGAATGCATATTCATATGAAGTAAGCTCCATTACCATCCCATCCCTCACATTAGAGTCAGGCACTACGTTGCAAAATGTAAATCTCTCCTATGAACGGACCGGCAATAAAGAAGGCCCCGTCATCCTGGTGTGCCACGCCCTCACCGGCACCCATATTGTGAAAGGGACGAGTGAGGATCGGGGCTGGTGGGATGGATTGATCGGACCCCGGGCATACATTGATACCGATCTATACAATGTGATTGCTTTCAATGTGTTAGGGGGATGTGAAGGAAGTACCGGACCGACGTCCACGGATCCTGAAACCGGAGAACGATACGGACCGGACTTCCCGCACATTACCATACGGGACATGGTC
Coding sequences within it:
- the ftsE gene encoding cell division ATP-binding protein FtsE, which encodes MIEMKDVYKQYSNGVMAANGFNVHIKQGEFVYVVGPSGAGKSTFIKMMYREERPSKGDIVVNGINLAKLKNSRVPYLRRNVGVVFQDFKLLPSLTIYENIAFALEVIEEHPKQIKKRVMEVLDLVGLKHKARMLPNELSGGEQQRVSIARSIVNTPKLVIADEPTGNLDPETSWDIMNIFEEISNRGTTVIMATHNREIVNTIKHRVIAIENGRIVRDEQRGDYGYES
- a CDS encoding redoxin domain-containing protein: MNKRNFALAIVALLIGIFLVNLFQDQQEKKAREEADQLAKESMDLSDAEQGLTKGDRAPDFTLTTLDGKEVKLSDYQGKKVILNFWATWCPPCKAEMPHMEQYYEKKAKKEKVEILAVNLTSQDEGEKAVQQFVDGYELTFPILMDEKGDIGDEYRAFTIPTTYMIDTNGLIQHKIVGPMNEEMMGKMVEGME
- the ftsX gene encoding permease-like cell division protein FtsX — encoded protein: MKARTYGRHFRESFKSIGRNGWMTFASVSAVTVTLLLVGVFIVLMLNMNKVATDIEKDVEVRVLLEIGTEKSQTEQIEKKIQNISGVESVEYSSKEEELQNLVKDLGDDFRLFEQDNPLYDVFIVKADNPRDTGKIAGQISKFEGVNEALYGEAKIEKLFNVLEMSRNVGLVLIIGLLFTAMFLISNTIKITIVARRREIEIMKLVGATNWFVRWPFILEGLWLGILGSIIPIALVSTGYYYAYGFIKPKLQNNFIQILDFTPFIYQVNGLILLMGCLIGAWGSFMSVRKFLKV
- a CDS encoding O-acetylhomoserine aminocarboxypropyltransferase/cysteine synthase family protein, whose amino-acid sequence is MTKSFDFDTLLLHGGQEPDPTTGSRAVPIYQTTSYVFDNSDHAAKLFALEEPGNIYTRIMNPTVDVLEKRLALLEGGIGALGVSSGMAAISLSILNIAGAGDEIVAATNLYGGTYNLFSTTLPKYGIKVHFVDPTDPENFRKAITPKTKAVFAETIGNPSLHVLDIESVAKVAHDHHIPLIIDNTFATPYVCKPIEWGADIVIHSATKWIGGHGTAIGGVVIDGGKFDWNHEKFPGFTEEDRSYNGLRYAQDVGAAAFITKLRVQLLRDLGACLSPQNAFLLLQGLETLHLRIERHTENALKIAEHLDQHSGVAWVSYPGLPQHPSHALSQKYLKNGAGSIVVFGIKGGRDSGRKVVDNISLWSHVANVGDAKSLIIHPASTTHQQLNDEEIRATGVTEDLVRLSVGLESAKDLIEDLDHAIEVALETSRV
- the cccB gene encoding cytochrome c551 → MKKKLLGVLFGASLVLAACGGNGGDSTETSSGGMDPEKIVNNKCSSCHGGNLEGGMGPALKNIGAELSKDQILETIKNGKGQMPPGLIKGDEAEAVAEWLSNKK
- a CDS encoding DUF302 domain-containing protein, which encodes MFHYTKEVSMNVKDAVSAVEAALKEESFGVLWNLDLAAKLQDKGLDFNEEVVVLEVCNPHEAKKVLEESMLVSYFLPCKVTVYTEKGTTKIGMAKPSKLIEMVDNDELKRLALDIENRLIGCLENV
- a CDS encoding PLP-dependent aspartate aminotransferase family protein → MKFTTKVVHSQLKGTEEIRSKTTPIYQTSAFSFTSLEELEGFYEGKSPYLYSRTGNPNTDELGKMVADLEGAPAGVATSSGLSAILVGILAVVQAGDHIIAAEDLYGGTFHMLKEELKSFGISTSFVDFTSEEEIEAALTPDTKLLYSETVTNPFMRVEDISRMVALAEKHNLKTMIDNTFSTPFLRQPFLEGVDLVAHSATKYIGGHSDITAGVVVGKEELVNKAREKVVNIGSNLSPFEAWLTCRGAKTLALRVGTQAQNAGILADELRTNEQVKRVYYPTDLSDKGNGAIVTIELDARCDISTFFKSLGWIKIIPSLAGVETTVSYPLGTSHRALPKEAQEKLGINTHVVRISLGIEDGEDIVSQFKEAIEASVKK
- a CDS encoding peptidoglycan DD-metalloendopeptidase family protein, producing the protein MNRKYFISLSIAAALTIGSLPTLATTASANSSVEDLKKQQDDVSSKKEEVNGKISEKNSQIDQTISKQKDIEAQIAEISTKLKDTETKIAEKTKEIDETTAKINKLKADIEELKRKIAERNELLKERARAIQEKGGSANYLDVLLGAESFGDFINRVTAVNTIVSADKKIMDEQKRDQDELEKKQAEVEKELADLEASKANLESLKKDLDSQKAKKAELFKQLEAQQASLKVEKADLEKESDELSKMEHQLEGEIQAEQARLAELARQREIERKRQAEAEAAKRAAAQQQATASSRGGSSSAPAATPAAVAPSEPVSAGAWTAPARGTITTNFGWDVLNGKRRFHYGTDIAARGSVPISAAADGYVIKSHYSSSYGNVVYITHSINGQMFTTVYAHMSSSLVSTGQAVNKGDQIGYMGNTGYSFGQHLHFELYRGSWSASHSNAVNPRQYINF
- a CDS encoding YitT family protein; translation: MGLKERRREQVFNPRKEKLLEYLFVVFGSTIVAIAFNVFLLPNEVASGGVSGISTILNGLFDWKPAYVQWAFNIPLFIAGLIFLGLQFGVKTAIGTVFLPLVVFLTEDWKPWTEDPLLGALFGGIGVGLGLGIVFRGRASTGGTDLAAQIVNKFTGLSLGTCVAMIDGMIVLSAAIVYDIERGLYALIGLYVTSKTIDLVQVGISRSKMALIITNRQEEVREGILNKIDRGVTKLSAYGGYTDDERPILMCVVDQTEFTKLKQLVKTIDPSAFVVTMDASEVLGEGFKRV